One Sphingomonas sp. FARSPH DNA segment encodes these proteins:
- a CDS encoding type III pantothenate kinase gives MLLAIDAGNTNVVFALVEGRAIRGRWRIATDPRRTADEYAVWLSQLFALEGFAREDVDAVIVATVVPRALHNLQVLSSKYFKTEALIAGRAPVEWGIALDVDEPQNLGADRAVNTIAAHALHAGDLIVIDFGTATTFDVSDYRGAYKGGIIAPGINLSLDALVSAAAKLPRIAIEAPASTSVIGRNTVDQMHIGIFWGYIAMIEGLVARLKAEVGRPVKVIATGGLAILFERHIAAFDIVEPDLTIQGLAIMAERAHIVS, from the coding sequence ATGCTGCTCGCGATCGATGCCGGCAATACCAACGTCGTCTTCGCGCTGGTCGAAGGACGTGCGATCCGCGGGCGCTGGCGCATCGCCACCGATCCGCGCCGCACCGCGGACGAATATGCCGTCTGGCTGAGCCAGTTGTTCGCGCTGGAAGGCTTTGCGCGCGAGGACGTCGATGCGGTGATCGTCGCGACGGTGGTGCCGCGCGCGCTGCACAATCTTCAGGTGCTGAGCAGCAAATATTTCAAGACCGAAGCGCTGATCGCCGGGCGCGCGCCGGTGGAATGGGGCATCGCGCTCGACGTCGACGAACCGCAGAATTTGGGGGCCGACCGCGCGGTCAACACGATCGCGGCGCATGCGCTGCATGCCGGCGACCTGATCGTCATCGACTTCGGCACCGCGACGACGTTCGACGTCAGCGACTATCGCGGCGCGTACAAGGGCGGGATCATCGCGCCGGGCATCAACCTGTCGCTCGACGCGCTGGTCAGTGCCGCCGCGAAGCTGCCGCGGATCGCGATCGAGGCGCCGGCATCGACCAGCGTCATCGGGCGCAATACGGTCGACCAGATGCATATCGGCATCTTCTGGGGCTATATCGCGATGATAGAGGGGCTCGTCGCGCGATTGAAGGCGGAGGTCGGCCGCCCGGTGAAGGTGATCGCGACGGGCGGCCTCGCCATCCTGTTCGAACGGCACATCGCCGCGTTCGACATCGTCGAGCCCGACCTCACCATACAGGGGCTGGCGATCATGGCCGAAAGAGCCCATATCGTATCCTGA
- a CDS encoding ribonuclease J — protein sequence MTPKNNELLFCALGGSGEIGMNVNLYGHAGKWLMVDCGVTFADAAYPGIDLILPDLAFIEDRRDDLVGIVLTHGHEDHIGALPYLAEDLGVPLYATPFTAGLIRGKLEEEGNANRVKLRVVQPGGSETIGPFGIRFVELSHSIPEPNALVIETAAGRVFHTGDWKLDPHPVIGKPTSGETLAKIGDAGIDVLVCDSTNVFNEDASGSESSVRRGLAETIAKARGRVLVTTFASNAARLHTLGKVARETGRKLCVTGRSLDRILKVARACGYLGDFPETVDPETAMRLPKNKVLIVATGGQGEPRAALARVADGSHTIKLDEGDTVIFSSKQIPGNEIAIGKIQNTLAAKGVRMVTERQAHVHVSGHPGRPELAQMYQWIRPELLVPVHGEMRHMMEHARYAQAQGVPQAVVQSDGEIVRLLPGKAAKIGHAGVGRLVLDGDVILPADGSTINERRKLAINGQISVAVAVDRNGRGIGRPQVRVQGVPVEEDRLAFVEDAAAAAQEALNGGKREIERRREDIRLAVRRVATRWTGKKPIVDVLIVQA from the coding sequence ATGACTCCCAAGAATAACGAACTGCTCTTCTGTGCGCTCGGCGGCTCAGGCGAGATCGGCATGAACGTCAACCTGTATGGCCATGCCGGCAAGTGGCTGATGGTCGATTGCGGCGTGACCTTCGCCGACGCCGCCTATCCCGGCATCGACCTGATCCTGCCCGACCTCGCCTTCATCGAGGATCGTCGTGACGATCTGGTCGGTATCGTCCTGACCCACGGGCATGAGGATCATATCGGCGCGCTGCCGTATCTGGCCGAGGACCTGGGCGTGCCGCTGTACGCGACGCCGTTCACCGCGGGCCTGATCCGCGGCAAGCTGGAGGAAGAGGGCAACGCCAACCGCGTCAAGCTGCGCGTCGTGCAGCCGGGCGGATCGGAGACGATCGGGCCGTTCGGCATCCGTTTCGTCGAACTGTCGCATTCCATCCCCGAGCCGAACGCGCTGGTGATCGAGACCGCGGCGGGCCGCGTGTTCCACACCGGCGACTGGAAGCTCGATCCGCATCCGGTGATCGGCAAGCCGACCAGCGGCGAGACGCTGGCCAAGATCGGCGATGCCGGGATCGACGTGCTGGTGTGCGATTCGACCAACGTGTTCAACGAGGACGCTTCTGGCTCCGAATCGTCGGTGCGCCGCGGCCTTGCCGAGACGATCGCCAAGGCGCGCGGTCGCGTGCTGGTGACGACCTTCGCGTCGAACGCGGCGCGGCTCCACACCTTGGGCAAGGTCGCACGCGAGACGGGGCGTAAATTGTGCGTCACCGGGCGCTCGCTCGACCGGATCCTGAAGGTCGCGCGCGCGTGCGGCTACCTCGGCGATTTTCCCGAGACGGTCGATCCCGAGACGGCGATGCGGCTGCCCAAGAACAAGGTGCTGATCGTCGCCACCGGCGGCCAGGGCGAACCGCGCGCGGCGCTGGCGCGCGTCGCCGACGGCAGCCATACGATCAAGCTGGACGAGGGCGATACGGTCATCTTCTCGTCGAAGCAGATCCCGGGCAACGAGATCGCGATCGGCAAGATCCAGAACACGCTGGCGGCCAAGGGCGTCCGGATGGTGACCGAGCGGCAGGCGCACGTCCACGTCTCCGGCCACCCGGGTCGCCCGGAGCTGGCGCAGATGTATCAATGGATCCGCCCCGAGCTGCTGGTGCCGGTGCACGGCGAGATGCGCCACATGATGGAGCATGCACGCTACGCACAGGCGCAGGGTGTGCCGCAGGCGGTGGTGCAGAGCGACGGCGAGATCGTCCGCCTGCTGCCAGGCAAGGCCGCGAAGATCGGCCATGCCGGCGTCGGCCGGCTGGTGCTGGACGGCGACGTGATCCTGCCTGCCGACGGATCGACGATCAACGAGCGGCGCAAGCTGGCGATCAACGGCCAGATTTCGGTCGCGGTCGCGGTCGATCGCAACGGGCGCGGCATCGGCCGCCCGCAGGTGCGCGTGCAGGGCGTGCCGGTCGAGGAAGACCGGCTTGCCTTCGTCGAGGATGCCGCCGCTGCGGCGCAGGAGGCGCTGAACGGCGGCAAGCGCGAGATCGAGCGCCGGCGCGAGGACATTCGCCTGGCGGTGCGCCGCGTCGCGACGCGCTGGACGGGCAAGAAGCCGATCGTCGACGTGCTGATCGTCCAGGCCTGA
- a CDS encoding sensor histidine kinase, whose amino-acid sequence MRIEGLPDVPVSHALIDGDDRLVSADPALLALNAHAGGGIGAAIAVPQLAMVVRLARRLGILVSRAVVVADGDTDLDLWVRAQPVDGAVRLAVSGWREMRPQPSIATPNAAMIEDGDLPWETDAALHLTFVGIEGARRYGVDGLAMLGQPLTALFALDSDREGAMPILDAMARRRPFEAQPARLRANDRAVTLTATVRRDKEGGFAGLAGVARDVEAPVVAAPAADAGMSARFAEALERALRTPLAKIIAHADTIHAQAEGPVQADYADYASDIANAGRHLLGLVDDLVDLEAVERDDFRPDLETIDLADVARRAAGLLSVKASNTGIAIARPLAGMPVAASGDFRRTLQIMVNLIGNAVRYSPSNGVVTVTAARVGAMVEAVVADQGKGIAPDDQARIFEKFERVDPSEPGGSGLGLYIARRLARAMGGDLSVESVPGEGATFTLTLPAGDAPA is encoded by the coding sequence ATGAGGATCGAAGGCCTGCCCGACGTGCCCGTCTCGCACGCGCTGATCGACGGCGACGATCGCCTGGTGTCGGCGGACCCGGCGCTGCTCGCGCTCAACGCTCATGCCGGCGGCGGGATCGGCGCGGCGATCGCGGTGCCGCAGCTGGCGATGGTCGTGCGTCTCGCGCGGCGGCTGGGCATCCTCGTCTCGCGCGCGGTGGTCGTCGCGGATGGCGACACCGACCTCGATTTGTGGGTGCGCGCGCAGCCCGTCGACGGGGCGGTGCGCCTCGCGGTGTCGGGATGGCGCGAAATGCGGCCGCAGCCATCGATCGCGACGCCTAACGCGGCGATGATCGAGGACGGCGACCTGCCCTGGGAAACCGATGCGGCGCTGCATCTCACGTTCGTGGGGATCGAGGGCGCGCGGCGATATGGCGTCGACGGCCTGGCGATGCTGGGCCAGCCGCTGACCGCGCTGTTCGCGCTCGACAGCGACCGGGAGGGGGCGATGCCGATCCTCGACGCGATGGCGCGGCGCCGGCCATTCGAGGCGCAGCCCGCCCGGCTGCGCGCAAACGATCGCGCGGTGACGCTGACCGCGACCGTGCGGCGCGACAAGGAGGGCGGGTTCGCCGGCCTCGCAGGCGTCGCGCGGGACGTAGAGGCGCCGGTGGTGGCCGCACCGGCGGCCGATGCGGGCATGTCGGCGCGATTCGCGGAAGCGCTGGAGCGCGCCTTGCGCACGCCGCTTGCCAAGATCATCGCGCATGCAGACACGATCCACGCGCAGGCCGAGGGGCCGGTGCAGGCGGATTATGCCGATTATGCGTCGGATATCGCCAATGCCGGCCGCCATCTGCTCGGCCTCGTCGACGACCTCGTCGACCTCGAGGCGGTGGAGCGCGACGATTTCCGCCCCGATTTGGAGACGATCGACCTCGCCGACGTCGCGCGGCGCGCAGCGGGGCTGCTGTCGGTGAAGGCGTCCAATACCGGCATCGCGATCGCGCGGCCGCTGGCGGGAATGCCCGTTGCCGCATCGGGCGATTTCCGGCGGACGTTACAGATCATGGTCAATCTGATCGGCAATGCCGTCCGCTATTCACCCTCAAACGGGGTCGTCACGGTCACGGCGGCGCGCGTCGGCGCGATGGTCGAGGCCGTGGTGGCGGATCAGGGCAAGGGAATCGCGCCCGACGATCAGGCGCGCATCTTCGAGAAGTTCGAACGCGTCGACCCGAGCGAGCCGGGCGGCAGCGGCCTTGGCCTCTATATCGCGCGCCGGCTGGCGCGGGCGATGGGGGGCGACCTGTCGGTGGAGAGCGTGCCGGGCGAAGGCGCGACGTTCACGCTGACGCTGCCGGCCGGCGACGCGCCGGCCTGA
- a CDS encoding DUF1467 family protein yields the protein MRWTSMLAIYVLFWAFSVFLVLPWGVRTTREAGGDHVPGQAESAPHEFHLGRLVVRVTIVATILFMLFVANYEFGWVTPRMLDLFNPDVIYNDS from the coding sequence ATGCGCTGGACGTCGATGCTGGCGATTTACGTCCTGTTCTGGGCCTTCTCCGTCTTCCTGGTGCTGCCCTGGGGCGTGCGGACGACCCGCGAGGCAGGGGGGGATCACGTGCCGGGGCAGGCGGAGAGCGCGCCGCACGAATTCCACCTGGGGCGGCTCGTCGTCCGCGTGACGATCGTGGCGACGATCCTGTTCATGCTGTTCGTCGCCAATTACGAGTTCGGCTGGGTGACGCCGCGGATGCTCGACCTGTTCAATCCCGACGTCATCTATAACGACAGCTGA
- a CDS encoding Hpt domain-containing protein, translated as MAYDPGAIDATLAAAVGDEPALVAELRIAFSESAHNAVAALEAARDVAAWRDATARLTGLAASFGAVRLMAMANRAATLPFDAPTLAKLKRTVARL; from the coding sequence ATGGCCTATGATCCCGGAGCGATCGACGCGACTTTGGCGGCTGCGGTCGGTGACGAACCCGCGCTGGTCGCGGAATTGCGCATCGCTTTCTCCGAGAGCGCGCACAACGCGGTCGCCGCGCTGGAAGCGGCGCGGGATGTCGCCGCGTGGCGCGATGCGACCGCGCGGCTGACCGGGCTTGCCGCGAGTTTCGGCGCGGTGCGGCTGATGGCGATGGCCAATCGCGCCGCGACGCTGCCGTTCGACGCACCCACGCTCGCCAAGCTCAAACGCACCGTCGCGCGGCTGTAA
- a CDS encoding DUF2336 domain-containing protein, whose amino-acid sequence MSVEPEHQERQTLAARLAAARRLGAAADSRLGAAIADFFLPDDARLDERTRTMLGQLLDAVVRAIETDIRHHAARVLAEKGQADAAERILRGPDDVLRRLARAGLLRERQLMDELLAQVRCDQMSAALAPAPGAPDEPSLLVRLTEVDDGVVAAAARALLTAEARRRSAIEQARPQHSVLPAERHHQLVWWVAACIREAQSADGASDAALDRAIVAAAQRNLGAHDEGQRPEAAAVRLAAAIDARASEVGPLLVDALGDRRLSLFVAVLGRAVDVDFTAARQIMLEPEGDRLWLALRAAALDRATIARIALALADADPRRDIEAFADAIDAIAAVPVEVARSALAPLTLHHDLRLAIDALARETAR is encoded by the coding sequence ATGTCGGTCGAGCCGGAACATCAGGAACGCCAGACGCTGGCCGCGCGCCTCGCCGCGGCCCGGCGGCTGGGCGCGGCCGCCGATTCGCGACTGGGCGCCGCGATCGCCGATTTCTTCCTGCCCGACGACGCGCGCCTCGACGAGCGGACGCGCACGATGCTGGGCCAGTTGCTCGACGCGGTGGTGCGCGCGATCGAAACCGATATCCGCCACCACGCCGCCCGCGTGCTCGCTGAGAAGGGCCAGGCGGACGCGGCGGAGCGGATTCTGCGCGGGCCCGACGATGTTTTGCGCCGGCTGGCGCGCGCCGGGCTGCTACGCGAGCGGCAGCTTATGGACGAACTGCTCGCGCAGGTTCGCTGCGACCAGATGAGCGCGGCGCTGGCGCCGGCGCCGGGTGCGCCCGACGAGCCGAGCCTGCTCGTCCGCCTGACCGAGGTGGACGACGGCGTCGTCGCCGCGGCGGCGCGCGCGCTGTTGACTGCGGAAGCGCGGCGGCGGTCCGCGATTGAGCAGGCGCGTCCGCAGCATTCGGTGCTGCCGGCGGAACGGCATCACCAGCTCGTCTGGTGGGTCGCCGCCTGCATTCGCGAGGCACAGAGCGCCGACGGTGCGAGCGATGCCGCGCTGGACCGCGCGATCGTGGCGGCGGCGCAGCGCAACCTGGGTGCGCATGACGAAGGCCAGCGCCCCGAAGCGGCAGCGGTGCGGCTGGCCGCGGCGATCGACGCGCGCGCGAGCGAGGTCGGGCCGTTGCTGGTCGATGCGCTGGGCGACCGGCGATTGTCGCTGTTCGTCGCGGTGCTGGGCCGCGCCGTCGACGTGGATTTCACCGCGGCGCGGCAGATCATGCTGGAGCCGGAGGGGGACCGCCTGTGGCTCGCGCTGCGTGCGGCGGCGCTGGATCGCGCGACGATCGCGCGGATCGCGCTGGCGCTCGCCGATGCCGACCCGCGGCGCGATATCGAAGCCTTCGCCGATGCGATCGACGCAATCGCGGCGGTGCCGGTCGAGGTCGCACGCTCGGCGCTGGCGCCGTTGACGCTGCACCACGATCTGCGACTTGCCATCGACGCGCTGGCGCGCGAGACGGCGCGATGA
- a CDS encoding ComEC/Rec2 family competence protein: MMAQPAAAAPSTRVPRLQIPPRWGGFVAPAWIERWLEAEREQLPLWLPVMLGAGIAAWFVLPDAAQWRAALVALAGMGLAAAALDGRSRLARIVAIGGLAAAVGLGLAWWRADRIAAPVLARPAVVRVVGIVEQVEPLPARELVRLTLRADPASGLPPRIRVNVDAASVPPGVVPGARTRLSARLMPPPGAAVPGAYDFARVAWFAGIGATGRAFGPVVVVGGVKGGDTLRDRLTRHITTQLAGSAGGIAAALATGDEGAITQEDSDAMRRAGLAHLLSVSGLHITAAVGATMLVVMRLLALWPWLALRVRLPLVAAVAGAGAAIGYTLLTGSQVPTIRSCVAALLVLAALAMGRQAVTLRLVAGGAFAVLLVWPEALVGPSFQLSFAAIVSIVALHEHPRVAAFFGVHEESRWRRLGRELASLLVTGLLVEAALMPIAVYHFHKAGLYGAFANLVAIPLTTFVIMPLEALALLLDVAGWGAPIWWLTGQAMALLLWIARSVAAMPGSAMALATVPVGAFALCVGGGLWLALWRTRVRWLGVASLVAGCVWMVTTPSPDILVTGDGRHLAVRTAGGLAILRDRAGDYVRGVLSETGGEEGEPMLLADRPDARCSRDVCAIDLVRGGARWRLLATRSAYPLPWPALIRACAQADIVVSDRRLPARCRPRWLTLDLAALRRTGGVAITLSPMRVVTVRRAGDRHPWLAPPKAVPAAGTRYRDPFAPPGPPRFQPRRANRDPQS; encoded by the coding sequence ATGATGGCCCAACCAGCCGCGGCGGCCCCTAGCACGCGCGTTCCGCGCCTTCAAATCCCGCCGCGGTGGGGAGGTTTCGTCGCGCCCGCGTGGATCGAACGCTGGCTGGAGGCGGAGCGCGAGCAATTGCCGTTGTGGCTGCCGGTGATGCTGGGCGCCGGCATCGCGGCATGGTTCGTGCTGCCCGACGCGGCACAGTGGCGTGCGGCGTTGGTGGCACTGGCGGGCATGGGCCTTGCCGCGGCGGCGCTGGACGGGCGCAGCCGGCTGGCGCGGATCGTCGCGATCGGCGGGCTGGCGGCTGCGGTCGGGCTGGGGCTGGCATGGTGGCGGGCGGATCGCATTGCGGCGCCGGTGCTGGCGCGGCCCGCGGTGGTGCGGGTCGTCGGCATCGTCGAACAGGTCGAGCCCTTGCCCGCGCGCGAACTGGTACGGCTGACGCTGCGCGCCGACCCCGCGAGCGGCCTGCCGCCGCGTATCCGCGTGAATGTCGATGCCGCAAGCGTGCCCCCGGGTGTCGTGCCGGGTGCGCGCACCCGCCTGTCGGCGCGGTTGATGCCGCCCCCGGGCGCGGCGGTGCCCGGCGCCTATGACTTCGCGCGTGTCGCCTGGTTCGCCGGGATCGGCGCGACCGGCCGCGCCTTCGGGCCGGTGGTCGTGGTCGGCGGGGTGAAGGGCGGCGACACGCTGCGCGACCGGCTGACGCGCCACATCACCACGCAGCTGGCGGGGAGCGCCGGCGGCATCGCCGCGGCGCTGGCGACGGGGGACGAGGGCGCGATCACGCAGGAGGATTCGGACGCGATGCGGCGCGCGGGGCTTGCGCATCTGTTGTCGGTCAGCGGCCTGCACATCACCGCCGCGGTCGGCGCGACGATGCTGGTCGTGATGCGCCTGCTGGCCTTGTGGCCATGGCTGGCGCTGCGCGTGCGCCTGCCGCTCGTCGCGGCGGTCGCAGGAGCGGGGGCGGCGATTGGCTATACGCTGCTCACCGGCAGCCAGGTGCCGACGATCCGATCGTGCGTCGCGGCGCTGCTCGTGCTGGCGGCGCTGGCGATGGGGCGGCAGGCGGTGACGCTGCGGCTCGTCGCGGGCGGCGCATTCGCGGTGCTGCTGGTCTGGCCGGAGGCTCTGGTCGGCCCGAGCTTCCAATTGTCATTCGCCGCGATCGTCTCGATCGTCGCGCTGCACGAGCATCCGCGCGTCGCCGCCTTCTTCGGCGTCCACGAGGAATCGCGCTGGCGGCGGCTGGGTCGGGAACTCGCCTCGTTGCTGGTCACGGGGCTGTTGGTCGAGGCCGCGCTGATGCCGATCGCGGTCTATCACTTCCACAAGGCGGGGCTGTACGGCGCCTTCGCCAATCTGGTCGCGATCCCGCTGACCACCTTCGTCATCATGCCGCTGGAGGCGCTGGCGCTGCTGCTCGATGTGGCCGGCTGGGGCGCGCCGATATGGTGGCTGACTGGGCAGGCGATGGCGTTGCTGCTGTGGATCGCGCGCAGCGTGGCGGCGATGCCGGGATCGGCGATGGCGCTGGCGACGGTGCCGGTCGGTGCATTCGCCCTGTGCGTCGGCGGCGGGTTGTGGCTGGCGCTGTGGCGGACGCGGGTCCGCTGGCTTGGCGTGGCGTCGCTGGTCGCGGGATGCGTGTGGATGGTGACGACGCCGTCGCCCGATATCCTCGTCACCGGCGACGGCCGGCATCTGGCGGTGCGGACCGCGGGCGGGCTGGCGATCCTGCGCGATCGCGCCGGCGATTACGTGCGCGGCGTGCTCAGCGAAACCGGCGGGGAGGAGGGCGAGCCGATGCTGCTCGCCGATCGCCCCGACGCGCGCTGTTCGCGCGACGTCTGCGCGATCGATCTGGTGCGGGGCGGCGCGCGCTGGCGTCTGCTCGCGACGCGCAGCGCCTATCCGTTGCCATGGCCCGCGTTGATCCGTGCCTGCGCGCAGGCGGATATCGTCGTCAGCGACCGTCGCCTGCCCGCGCGATGCCGGCCGCGCTGGCTGACGCTCGACCTCGCGGCGTTACGGCGGACCGGCGGCGTCGCGATCACGCTGTCGCCGATGCGCGTCGTCACCGTTCGGCGGGCGGGAGACAGGCACCCCTGGCTGGCCCCGCCAAAGGCGGTGCCGGCCGCCGGGACGCGCTATCGCGACCCCTTCGCGCCACCCGGCCCGCCGCGGTTCCAACCCCGGCGGGCAAACCGAGATCCTCAGTCGTAG
- the gltX gene encoding glutamate--tRNA ligase: MDHDANGNAEAKGAAIVTRFAPSPTGYLHLGGARTALFNWLFARHHGGRFLLRIEDTDRARSTQPAIDAILAGLTWLGIDWDGEAVFQFARADRHAEVAHQMVAGGNAYRCYMTQDEIAAQREAAQAEKRPLRIRSPWRDRTDHPEGQPYVVRLKAPREGATTIEDRVQGSVTVQNAELDDLILLRSDGTPTYMLAVVVDDHDMGVTHVIRGDDHLNNAFRQLPIYRAMGWAEPVYAHIPLIHGTDGAKLSKRHGAVGIEAYRDELGILPEAFDNYLLRLGWGHGDDEIISREQAVQWFDLAGVGKSPSRFDLKKLENLNGHYIRAADDARLATLVAGIGGYGEDAEPLLTQAMPFLKARAANLNELADGACFLFATRPLPMEPSASELLTQEARALLAQLHTALDAVQQWDQEAIEAAVRQVAEGKGLKLGQVAQPLRAALTGRKTSPGIFDVLALLGKEESLGRIADQMAV, translated from the coding sequence GTGGATCATGACGCGAACGGTAACGCCGAGGCCAAGGGTGCGGCGATCGTTACCCGGTTCGCGCCGTCGCCGACCGGCTACCTGCATCTCGGCGGTGCGCGCACGGCACTGTTCAACTGGCTGTTCGCACGCCATCACGGCGGCAGATTCCTGCTGCGGATCGAGGATACCGATCGCGCGCGCTCGACGCAGCCTGCCATCGACGCGATCCTCGCCGGCCTCACATGGCTCGGCATCGACTGGGACGGCGAAGCCGTCTTCCAGTTCGCCCGCGCCGATCGCCATGCCGAGGTCGCGCATCAGATGGTCGCGGGCGGCAATGCCTATCGCTGCTACATGACGCAGGACGAGATTGCGGCGCAGCGCGAGGCGGCGCAGGCCGAAAAGCGTCCTTTGCGCATCCGCTCGCCGTGGCGCGACCGCACCGACCATCCGGAGGGGCAGCCCTATGTCGTCCGCCTCAAGGCGCCGCGCGAGGGCGCGACGACGATCGAGGATCGCGTCCAGGGTTCGGTGACGGTCCAGAACGCCGAGCTCGACGATCTCATCCTGCTCCGCTCCGACGGCACGCCCACCTATATGCTCGCGGTCGTCGTCGACGACCACGACATGGGCGTGACGCATGTCATCCGCGGCGACGATCATCTCAACAACGCCTTCCGCCAGCTGCCCATCTATCGCGCGATGGGCTGGGCGGAGCCCGTCTACGCGCACATCCCGCTGATCCACGGCACCGACGGCGCGAAGCTGTCGAAGCGGCACGGCGCGGTCGGGATCGAGGCGTATCGCGACGAACTCGGCATCCTGCCCGAAGCGTTCGACAACTACCTGCTTCGCCTCGGCTGGGGTCACGGCGACGACGAGATCATCAGCCGCGAACAGGCGGTGCAATGGTTCGATCTCGCCGGTGTCGGCAAGAGCCCGTCGCGCTTCGACCTCAAGAAGCTCGAGAACCTCAACGGCCATTACATCCGCGCCGCCGACGATGCGCGGCTCGCGACGCTGGTCGCCGGCATCGGCGGCTATGGCGAGGATGCCGAGCCGCTGCTGACGCAGGCGATGCCGTTCCTGAAGGCGCGCGCCGCCAATCTCAACGAGCTTGCCGATGGCGCGTGCTTCCTGTTCGCCACGCGCCCGCTTCCGATGGAGCCATCGGCTTCGGAGCTGCTGACGCAGGAGGCGCGGGCGCTGCTCGCGCAACTGCACACGGCGCTTGACGCAGTGCAGCAGTGGGATCAGGAGGCTATCGAAGCAGCGGTACGGCAGGTCGCCGAGGGCAAGGGCTTGAAGCTCGGCCAAGTCGCCCAGCCGCTCCGCGCCGCTCTCACCGGGCGCAAGACGTCGCCCGGCATCTTCGACGTGCTCGCGCTTCTCGGCAAGGAGGAAAGCCTCGGCCGGATCGCGGACCAGATGGCAGTCTGA
- a CDS encoding citrate synthase: MTDTAKFALDGKDFEYPVMSGSVGPDVVDIRKLYAQTGAFTYDPGFTSTASCRSALTYIDGDEGVLLHRGYPIGELAEQSSFMEVAYLLLNGELPSADELATFNTTITRHTMVHEQLAAFFRGFRRDAHPMAIMCGVVGALSAFYHDSTDIHDPVQRTIASHRLIAKIPTIAAMAYKYSVGQPFLYPDNSLSYTGNFLRMTFGVPAEPYEVNPAVEKAMDRIFILHADHEQNASTSTVRLAGSSGANPFACIAAGIACLWGPAHGGANEAALNMLREIGTPDRIPEFIARAKDKNDPFRLMGFGHRVYKNYDPRATVMQKTVREVFDALKVNDPLFETALRLEEIALNDPYFIEKKLFPNVDFYSGVILSAIGFPTEMFTVLFALARTVGWVAQWNEMITDPDQKIGRPRQLYTGPTQRTYVPVEQR, from the coding sequence ATGACCGACACCGCGAAATTCGCCCTGGACGGCAAGGACTTCGAATACCCGGTCATGTCCGGTTCGGTCGGCCCCGACGTGGTCGACATCCGCAAGCTCTATGCGCAGACCGGCGCCTTCACCTACGATCCCGGCTTCACCTCGACCGCATCGTGCCGTTCGGCGCTGACCTACATCGACGGCGACGAGGGCGTGCTGCTCCACCGCGGCTATCCGATCGGCGAGCTTGCCGAACAGTCGAGCTTCATGGAGGTCGCGTACCTCCTCCTCAACGGCGAACTGCCGTCGGCGGACGAGCTGGCGACGTTCAACACCACGATCACGCGCCACACGATGGTGCACGAGCAGCTGGCCGCCTTCTTCCGCGGGTTCCGCCGCGATGCGCATCCGATGGCGATCATGTGCGGCGTCGTCGGCGCGCTGTCCGCCTTCTACCACGATTCGACCGACATTCACGACCCGGTGCAGCGCACGATCGCGTCGCACCGCCTGATCGCCAAGATCCCGACGATCGCGGCGATGGCGTACAAGTACAGCGTCGGGCAGCCGTTCCTGTACCCGGACAACTCGCTGTCCTACACCGGCAACTTCCTGCGCATGACCTTCGGCGTGCCCGCTGAGCCCTATGAGGTGAACCCGGCGGTCGAGAAGGCGATGGACCGTATCTTCATCCTCCACGCCGATCACGAACAGAATGCGTCGACCTCGACCGTCCGCCTCGCCGGATCGTCGGGTGCCAATCCGTTCGCGTGCATCGCGGCGGGCATCGCCTGCCTCTGGGGCCCCGCGCATGGCGGTGCGAACGAGGCCGCGCTCAACATGCTGCGCGAGATCGGTACGCCCGATCGCATCCCCGAATTCATCGCGCGGGCCAAGGACAAGAACGATCCGTTCCGCCTGATGGGCTTCGGACACCGCGTCTACAAGAACTACGATCCGCGCGCGACCGTCATGCAGAAGACGGTGCGCGAGGTGTTCGACGCGCTCAAGGTCAACGATCCCCTGTTCGAGACCGCGTTGCGTCTCGAAGAGATCGCGCTCAACGATCCGTACTTCATCGAGAAGAAGCTGTTCCCGAACGTCGACTTCTATTCGGGCGTCATCCTCTCGGCGATCGGCTTCCCGACGGAGATGTTCACCGTGCTCTTCGCGCTCGCCCGCACCGTCGGCTGGGTCGCGCAGTGGAACGAGATGATCACCGATCCCGACCAGAAGATCGGGCGTCCGCGCCAGCTCTACACCGGCCCGACGCAGCGCACCTACGTTCCGGTCGAGCAGCGCTGA